A genomic region of Gammaproteobacteria bacterium contains the following coding sequences:
- a CDS encoding ankyrin repeat domain-containing protein, translated as MHMAAAKGETNAIEALLKKGSKVDVLDEDLRTPLMYAAKGGYLDIAQMLLKHGADIHARDNEGKTPLIWAAKGGFLETVKLLVNHKANVDAEDNRGNTAFFYLVSLNYEEAALFLLARGANIDKTNKAGNTPLVSALQHGHTALAKTLIIRGADSNTRDTQGHPPLWHVIHFNYPDLTNLLLSRSRTAHLKDIEGQTLLHLAAAKGRDELIRALLSKRVDIQSTSLQGNTALHLAAANRQIETAKILIKEGIDIHARNRLGNTALHLAARHGSRQIAFELINAGIDINVRNKQGELPIDLARIENHKDVMLLFQQLNN; from the coding sequence ATGCATATGGCCGCTGCAAAAGGCGAAACTAACGCAATTGAAGCCTTGCTCAAAAAAGGATCAAAAGTCGATGTCCTGGACGAGGATTTGCGCACCCCGCTGATGTATGCCGCAAAAGGTGGATATCTCGATATCGCGCAGATGCTACTAAAACACGGCGCCGATATACACGCACGTGATAATGAAGGAAAAACACCCCTCATTTGGGCTGCCAAAGGTGGATTCCTGGAAACGGTAAAACTATTGGTAAATCACAAAGCCAACGTCGATGCCGAAGACAATCGAGGCAATACGGCTTTTTTCTACCTGGTCTCGCTCAACTACGAAGAGGCCGCCTTATTTTTGTTGGCGCGTGGGGCAAACATTGACAAAACGAACAAGGCGGGCAACACCCCATTAGTCTCCGCGCTACAACACGGTCATACCGCTCTGGCGAAAACGCTAATCATACGTGGCGCTGACAGCAACACCCGAGACACCCAGGGACACCCTCCTCTGTGGCATGTCATACACTTTAATTATCCAGACTTAACGAACCTATTGCTAAGCCGCTCCAGAACCGCCCATCTTAAAGACATTGAAGGTCAAACCCTGCTTCATCTAGCCGCGGCCAAAGGTCGTGACGAACTCATTCGCGCCTTGCTATCCAAAAGAGTCGATATCCAGTCAACCAGCCTTCAGGGCAACACCGCTTTGCACCTCGCCGCCGCCAACCGACAAATTGAAACCGCCAAAATACTTATCAAAGAAGGAATAGACATTCACGCACGCAACAGGCTCGGAAATACAGCTCTACATCTGGCAGCAAGACATGGCAGCCGGCAAATTGCCTTTGAACTCATCAACGCTGGTATCGATATCAATGTACGCAACAAACAAGGTGAACTGCCGATTGATCTTGCTCGAATAGAGAATCATAAGGACGTCATGTTGTTGTTTCAGCAATTGAATAATTAA
- a CDS encoding sel1 repeat family protein: MPVITRHIAVVLFLLLASPVFADELGDAKNAYGAGEFEEAAALLRPLARDGNPEALYLLGRMYEQGDGVGKDEQEARDLYRQAAEKGHNNAGQRLALFENSNSGDESVVLEWYLPSAEEGDMEAQYNLGFMYETGWGIGIDERKAVRWYKEAADQQHDMAQLRLGMMYVVGKGVEKDQDAGVELLRLSAENGNRIAEILVQEVFDIGDAKKLNAEKLISGLRRVVDEGEKEALRTLNASLDRARSRNRKQEREAEPAKEDTRRDTRVLNERQPVESDERLSSAQLNIARALDKGTGVPENEAEMVRWYISAARQGNADAQFNLGVLYMQGRGVNRDTQEGLRWFNAAASQGHQLSKDYLQLWNNDPDNSSLGGSIAVTWLKENARNWDLESLFLLGQIYEMGRGVNQNLNEAKLWYRLAAEGGHREAKRRLDQIGQGVASPTTATTVITTPADRGVGQDSTLTTGKAVASQFDWFWMILGVAGIVGLGSVVFFLFRRSGGQMPSFQLQRPAQNTIGANQLRSEDVDFLKGLWDDKPEPERPVAEVKAKPAEPAKVAPEPATNRGGATEVFKAVTWGPGGKKKPIIPEDDIQLPDIRALVSDEVVRDEDTAVEKPVSDAPPPKAVSEPTRVKHVAPPVQTPPPRPPSQPTKSSEQGAPVKATETNISVERVRGAGEMRVEPPRVKPAESPITGKQTISAEGIAGTAISRDALASGRVKADNLFDDGFGIDREGKVLPKRSESQISEKPTEEARPSGPIDFADLDLHAIRRGGESVRAPVINIKSEGPVSAERSSIPSIEKPSIARGTSRVSANNLGTSTTPPPPPPPLEPSTQQSAQVTDISSGGDESRSLAEVHFNIGLMFATGDGVPKNDVMAAKWFRKSADEGLPEAQFRLGEFYLSGTGLEKDIDQGMQWIRKAAKLGHTAAIELLTKRNQA; this comes from the coding sequence ATGCCTGTTATTACTAGACACATCGCAGTTGTCTTATTCCTGTTACTCGCGTCCCCCGTTTTTGCTGACGAGCTGGGAGATGCGAAGAATGCCTATGGCGCCGGTGAATTTGAAGAAGCGGCGGCGCTACTGCGTCCGCTCGCCCGTGATGGCAACCCGGAGGCGCTGTATCTCCTCGGTCGTATGTATGAGCAGGGAGACGGCGTAGGCAAAGATGAACAGGAAGCGCGCGATCTGTATCGCCAGGCCGCGGAAAAAGGTCATAACAATGCTGGCCAGCGGCTGGCGCTGTTTGAAAATTCCAATAGTGGTGACGAGTCCGTCGTGCTTGAGTGGTATCTGCCTTCCGCGGAGGAAGGCGATATGGAGGCACAATACAATCTTGGTTTTATGTACGAAACGGGTTGGGGTATCGGAATTGATGAGCGCAAAGCAGTTCGCTGGTACAAAGAGGCGGCGGATCAACAACACGATATGGCACAACTGCGCCTTGGCATGATGTATGTCGTCGGAAAAGGCGTGGAAAAAGATCAGGATGCTGGCGTGGAGCTGTTGCGTTTGTCGGCTGAGAATGGCAACCGTATCGCGGAGATTCTTGTCCAGGAGGTTTTTGATATAGGCGATGCCAAAAAGTTGAATGCCGAAAAACTCATCAGCGGTTTGCGTCGTGTCGTCGACGAGGGTGAGAAGGAAGCATTACGGACATTGAATGCCAGCCTAGACCGAGCCCGGTCACGCAATAGAAAACAGGAACGAGAGGCCGAGCCTGCGAAAGAGGACACACGTCGCGATACGCGGGTCTTGAACGAGCGTCAGCCAGTCGAAAGTGATGAGCGCTTGAGCTCGGCACAGCTCAATATTGCACGAGCGCTGGACAAGGGGACTGGCGTGCCTGAAAACGAAGCCGAAATGGTGCGCTGGTATATATCCGCCGCTCGCCAGGGTAACGCCGATGCCCAGTTTAACCTGGGTGTGCTCTATATGCAGGGACGCGGTGTAAATCGAGATACTCAGGAGGGCTTGCGCTGGTTTAATGCCGCAGCCAGTCAGGGACACCAACTGTCAAAAGACTATCTTCAGCTGTGGAACAATGACCCAGATAATTCCTCCCTGGGTGGATCAATTGCGGTAACATGGCTGAAAGAAAATGCCCGCAACTGGGATCTCGAAAGCCTGTTTCTACTAGGGCAGATTTACGAGATGGGACGCGGGGTTAATCAAAACTTAAATGAAGCAAAGCTATGGTATCGCCTCGCAGCAGAGGGCGGGCATCGTGAAGCAAAGCGCCGATTGGACCAGATTGGTCAAGGTGTCGCATCACCGACTACGGCTACAACAGTTATAACGACTCCTGCCGATCGGGGAGTGGGTCAAGATTCAACGTTAACGACGGGGAAGGCAGTGGCGTCTCAGTTTGACTGGTTTTGGATGATATTAGGAGTTGCCGGTATCGTCGGCCTGGGCTCAGTCGTATTTTTTCTTTTTCGCCGCAGCGGCGGTCAAATGCCGAGTTTTCAGCTGCAGCGGCCCGCTCAGAATACTATCGGTGCAAACCAGCTGCGCAGTGAAGATGTCGATTTCCTCAAGGGGCTTTGGGATGACAAGCCTGAACCCGAGAGGCCTGTCGCAGAAGTCAAAGCCAAACCCGCAGAGCCGGCGAAAGTTGCACCGGAGCCAGCAACCAATCGAGGTGGCGCGACTGAGGTGTTCAAAGCTGTTACCTGGGGCCCGGGGGGCAAGAAAAAACCGATAATTCCGGAAGACGATATTCAGTTGCCGGATATTCGCGCCTTAGTCAGTGACGAAGTAGTGCGTGACGAAGATACGGCAGTAGAAAAACCAGTCAGTGATGCTCCTCCACCTAAGGCTGTTTCAGAGCCCACGCGAGTCAAACATGTTGCACCCCCGGTACAGACGCCTCCGCCGCGACCGCCGTCTCAGCCGACTAAGTCAAGTGAACAGGGTGCTCCGGTAAAAGCCACTGAAACCAATATATCGGTTGAGCGAGTTAGGGGCGCAGGAGAAATGAGGGTAGAGCCGCCGAGGGTCAAACCGGCAGAATCACCAATTACTGGAAAACAAACCATTTCCGCCGAGGGAATTGCTGGCACCGCTATCAGTCGCGATGCCCTGGCATCCGGTAGAGTAAAAGCAGATAACTTGTTTGACGACGGTTTTGGTATTGATCGCGAGGGCAAGGTGTTGCCAAAGCGATCTGAGTCTCAGATAAGCGAAAAGCCTACCGAAGAAGCCAGACCTAGCGGACCAATAGACTTTGCAGATCTTGATCTCCATGCCATACGCCGCGGTGGAGAGTCTGTTCGGGCGCCGGTGATTAATATTAAATCTGAAGGACCGGTATCAGCTGAGAGATCATCAATTCCAAGTATAGAGAAACCTTCAATTGCACGTGGCACTTCTCGTGTTTCCGCCAACAACCTGGGTACAAGCACTACGCCGCCACCGCCGCCTCCTCCTCTTGAGCCGAGCACTCAGCAAAGCGCCCAGGTAACGGACATATCTTCCGGTGGCGACGAGAGTCGCTCGCTTGCCGAAGTGCATTTCAATATTGGTCTTATGTTTGCGACAGGCGATGGCGTTCCTAAAAACGATGTGATGGCGGCCAAGTGGTTTCGCAAATCTGCAGATGAAGGCCTGCCCGAAGCGCAGTTTCGTCTGGGCGAATTCTATTTAAGTGGAACTGGTCTGGAAAAAGACATCGACCAGGGTATGCAATGGATACGTAAAGCGGCGAAACTGGGACATACCGCTGCTATTGAGTTGCTAACCAAGCGTAACCAAGCGTAA
- a CDS encoding RNA polymerase sigma factor, with product MTVANSQPLSMSLFNKPSTNKQFETHIRPHLADLYRLAFRLTGTREDAEDLVQEMVLKVHKGRHKLQELDNPRTWLAKVMYRMFVDEYRRAQRQPVHSLEQDVEESEIQSVSVVDAEELIQQRQLVELVGRAIQMLSDEHRILILMFEVEGYSLAEMQEILELPLGTLKSRLHRARHRLREILEIHGTFSEASTCKEQRV from the coding sequence TTGACGGTCGCAAACTCTCAGCCACTAAGCATGAGTCTATTTAACAAGCCCAGCACAAACAAACAGTTCGAAACACACATCAGACCGCATTTGGCTGATCTGTATCGGCTGGCCTTTCGTTTGACCGGTACGCGAGAGGATGCAGAAGACCTGGTGCAGGAGATGGTGCTCAAAGTCCATAAAGGACGTCACAAGCTACAAGAGCTTGATAATCCCCGTACCTGGTTGGCGAAAGTAATGTATCGCATGTTTGTTGATGAATATCGCCGCGCGCAACGGCAGCCCGTACACAGTCTTGAGCAAGATGTAGAAGAATCAGAAATCCAATCAGTTTCGGTAGTTGATGCCGAGGAGTTAATCCAGCAACGACAACTTGTCGAACTGGTTGGCCGAGCTATTCAAATGTTGAGCGACGAGCATCGCATATTGATACTGATGTTCGAAGTAGAAGGGTATTCGCTTGCTGAAATGCAAGAGATTCTTGAGCTACCTCTGGGTACGTTGAAATCCAGATTACATCGCGCGCGTCATCGGTTGCGCGAAATATTAGAAATTCACGGAACCTTTTCTGAAGCGTCCACGTGTAAGGAGCAGAGGGTTTAA
- a CDS encoding tetratricopeptide repeat protein encodes MYFRASMLAMMLTGMFGFASAQGSEDPDYFRLGIDAFKNKQYAQAIELMRLARESGVDDEILAFNLGSALYRLQDYPSALDEFSRISTNSPLFPRVEFNLALIAVKRDKLDEAREIFVRLESQNLPTLSAMAREMIMRIDGEQSQSVGTHYLYVSVSGGIEDKTLEPETGTPGEETNVFSNILLLGSTSILPSLIRHASAEVTMFGLVNMRHQEYDIDMLNVDLEKSFRFSNVSLKIAPGVGAMGMGYKPYSGDLHIGTEAKISIADILDIKPRYSFSRIQHMSDNSAVSGTQQKVGIQTQSDLEEIRLQADVVLESNNRNDTSDTTYRIYSPKRITAQVDIQLFRERRASPKFMLEWRISDYPAVSHENQRRDQRIRFRNVSNIKINQWLTAVADVSYTENSSSPKTSFSYNRWEFVLGLEGMYY; translated from the coding sequence ATGTATTTTAGGGCTAGCATGCTCGCCATGATGCTAACAGGGATGTTTGGGTTTGCCAGTGCCCAGGGGTCAGAAGACCCGGATTACTTCCGCCTGGGCATAGACGCGTTCAAAAACAAGCAATATGCGCAGGCGATCGAACTGATGCGACTTGCGCGTGAATCAGGTGTTGATGACGAAATCTTGGCCTTCAATCTCGGCTCCGCCTTATACCGTTTGCAGGACTATCCGTCTGCGCTCGACGAATTCTCACGTATTTCGACAAACTCCCCTCTATTTCCTCGCGTTGAATTCAATCTGGCGTTGATCGCTGTAAAACGTGACAAACTGGATGAGGCGCGTGAGATATTTGTGCGCCTTGAGTCGCAAAACTTACCGACACTTTCAGCGATGGCGAGAGAAATGATAATGCGTATTGACGGGGAGCAGAGTCAGTCTGTAGGAACGCATTATCTTTATGTTAGCGTCAGTGGCGGTATTGAAGATAAGACGCTAGAACCGGAAACAGGCACGCCGGGAGAAGAGACTAATGTGTTCTCCAATATATTGCTACTCGGGTCGACATCCATACTGCCATCCCTTATTCGTCACGCCAGTGCCGAAGTCACGATGTTTGGTTTGGTGAACATGCGGCATCAAGAATACGATATCGATATGTTAAATGTGGATCTGGAGAAGTCCTTTCGCTTTTCAAACGTGTCATTAAAAATTGCACCAGGCGTTGGCGCTATGGGGATGGGCTACAAGCCGTATAGTGGAGACTTGCATATTGGAACGGAAGCGAAAATTTCGATCGCAGATATCCTTGATATAAAACCAAGGTATAGTTTTTCGCGTATACAGCACATGTCGGACAATTCTGCGGTTTCCGGGACTCAACAAAAAGTCGGTATTCAAACACAATCCGATTTGGAAGAAATACGGCTGCAAGCAGATGTCGTACTTGAGTCCAATAATCGTAATGATACTTCAGACACAACATATCGTATCTATTCACCGAAACGTATTACGGCCCAAGTTGATATTCAATTATTTCGCGAAAGACGGGCATCGCCGAAGTTTATGTTGGAATGGCGCATAAGTGACTATCCAGCAGTCTCTCACGAGAATCAGCGCAGAGACCAGCGAATCAGGTTCAGGAATGTATCAAATATAAAAATAAATCAGTGGTTAACTGCAGTTGCCGATGTCTCGTACACAGAGAATAGCTCATCTCCAAAGACTTCTTTCTCATATAATAGATGGGAGTTTGTTCTCGGGCTCGAGGGAATGTATTACTGA
- a CDS encoding NAD(P)-binding domain-containing protein, translated as MQIIFDFITIIWTTFTTYVVDALIYGVPIAIIFYIYKRGRDTVSEQSLETYIKVQEAGLTEPASLHPIIDPNVCIGCGACVTACPEGGVLGLIEEKAKLINPTHCIGHGACKAACPLDAITLVFGTEKRGVEIPTLKPNFETNMQGLFIAGELGGMGLIRNAVTQGREAMDYIKQYLPSVSGPEIDVVIVGAGPAGFSASLGALESGLRYVTIEQDSLGGTVFNFPRGKLVMTQPMELPIVGKIKINQTHKEALLEFWNAVEQRTGVQIHYQERMENITPLPGGGYLVKSTNGEYETKAVLLAIGRRGSPRKLGVAGEQQSKVVYNLIDPEQYKGMHVLVVGGGNSALEAATSIAEEQGSTVTLSYRSNAFSRAAEKNREKVAAQEAEGRLSVLLNSNVKEIKEDSVVIEQEGEVMEIPNQAVIVSAGGILPTPFLKKIGIQVETKHGEP; from the coding sequence ATGCAGATAATTTTCGATTTCATCACCATAATCTGGACCACCTTCACTACCTATGTTGTTGATGCGCTTATTTACGGCGTTCCCATCGCGATCATCTTTTATATCTATAAACGTGGCCGTGACACCGTCAGTGAGCAAAGCCTGGAAACCTATATCAAGGTTCAAGAAGCCGGTTTGACGGAACCCGCATCTCTACATCCCATAATTGATCCCAATGTATGCATAGGCTGTGGAGCCTGTGTTACCGCCTGCCCTGAAGGTGGCGTGCTAGGGCTAATCGAAGAAAAAGCGAAACTAATTAATCCCACACATTGCATAGGGCACGGCGCGTGTAAAGCTGCCTGTCCTCTTGATGCAATCACTCTGGTTTTTGGCACAGAAAAACGCGGTGTAGAGATCCCAACACTCAAGCCCAATTTCGAAACCAATATGCAAGGCCTGTTTATCGCGGGAGAACTTGGCGGCATGGGACTAATACGTAATGCCGTGACTCAGGGGCGAGAAGCAATGGATTACATCAAGCAATATTTACCTTCGGTTAGCGGACCGGAAATTGATGTCGTCATCGTGGGGGCAGGTCCAGCGGGATTTTCTGCAAGCCTGGGCGCACTCGAATCTGGCTTACGCTACGTGACGATCGAGCAGGACTCTCTTGGCGGAACCGTTTTTAACTTTCCTCGCGGTAAACTGGTTATGACTCAGCCGATGGAGTTACCCATTGTCGGAAAGATTAAAATAAACCAGACTCACAAAGAAGCCTTGCTCGAGTTTTGGAACGCTGTAGAGCAAAGAACCGGTGTCCAGATCCACTACCAGGAGCGCATGGAAAATATTACACCTCTGCCCGGTGGCGGCTATTTGGTAAAAAGCACCAACGGTGAATACGAAACTAAGGCGGTACTACTTGCCATTGGTCGACGCGGCTCACCACGGAAGCTCGGCGTCGCGGGAGAACAACAATCGAAAGTCGTATATAACCTCATTGACCCGGAACAGTACAAGGGAATGCATGTGCTGGTGGTGGGTGGTGGTAACAGTGCGCTGGAAGCCGCAACGAGTATCGCAGAAGAACAGGGAAGCACCGTCACCCTCTCCTATCGTAGCAATGCCTTTAGTCGCGCGGCAGAAAAAAATCGTGAAAAAGTCGCTGCCCAGGAAGCCGAAGGACGGTTAAGCGTACTTCTCAATTCCAATGTGAAAGAAATAAAAGAAGACTCTGTTGTTATCGAACAGGAAGGCGAAGTCATGGAAATTCCAAACCAAGCCGTTATCGTCAGCGCTGGGGGTATATTACCGACACCTTTCCTGAAAAAAATAGGTATCCAGGTGGAAACCAAACACGGCGAACCATAG
- a CDS encoding cytochrome C — protein sequence MGLARYYGILALMFTLFTWHGQAMAGPMDRFERMVMPGKLSTGHVKYEKDCNNCHKPFEKGAQSDLCLDCHKKVNKDVVDKKGFHGRVPNIDTRKCSDCHKEHRGRDADIVAFDRDTFDHDRSDFKLKGSHTRLGCVNCHDPKTKYRDAGQGCVDCHKTDDAHEKRLGEKCGNCHIETVWGEAHYDHDKTKFKLEANHKHVACIDCHPNQRYEETPKGCYTCHQLRDVHEGNNGKKCESCHNAYFWNEIKFDHNKDTKYELEGRHVTVDCQSCHRGDVYKKIGKECIKCHKKEDAHRGLFGEKCHDCHISRSWSRATFNHNKDTKFELIGAHRKVDCVACHRADVYADLKKDCYACHRKNDVHEGQEGKDCKHCHNEKGWTSEVFFDHDLTRFPLLDSHAVTACEECHLTPAFKDTDTQCFSCHKKDDEKIHKLRLGENCSLCHNSNDWKKWFFDHDKQTDYKLTGGHKGLDCHACHTKPVKKEIKLSDKCVDCHEQDDYHHGAFGRECARCHITESFKKVIMN from the coding sequence TTGGGGCTTGCGCGTTATTACGGGATTCTGGCGTTAATGTTTACTCTCTTTACATGGCATGGTCAGGCAATGGCCGGTCCAATGGACCGCTTCGAACGCATGGTTATGCCGGGTAAACTGAGTACGGGGCACGTCAAGTACGAAAAAGACTGCAACAACTGCCATAAACCTTTCGAAAAAGGGGCGCAAAGCGACCTCTGTCTTGATTGCCACAAGAAGGTCAATAAAGACGTTGTTGATAAAAAGGGTTTTCATGGTCGCGTCCCCAATATCGATACCCGAAAATGTAGTGATTGTCATAAAGAACATCGTGGCAGGGATGCCGACATCGTAGCGTTTGATCGCGATACCTTCGATCATGATCGTTCAGACTTTAAGTTAAAAGGTTCTCACACCCGTTTAGGTTGTGTGAATTGCCATGATCCTAAAACGAAATACCGGGATGCAGGACAGGGATGTGTAGATTGTCATAAGACTGACGATGCCCACGAAAAGCGCTTGGGCGAAAAATGCGGCAATTGTCATATTGAAACCGTTTGGGGTGAAGCGCATTACGATCACGACAAAACCAAATTCAAACTGGAGGCAAATCACAAACATGTTGCCTGTATCGACTGCCATCCCAACCAGCGATACGAAGAAACACCGAAGGGTTGTTACACATGTCACCAGCTACGCGATGTCCATGAAGGGAATAATGGTAAGAAGTGTGAGTCCTGCCATAATGCCTATTTCTGGAACGAGATCAAATTTGATCACAATAAAGATACCAAGTATGAACTCGAAGGACGGCATGTTACTGTCGATTGCCAGTCATGTCATCGCGGCGACGTTTACAAGAAAATTGGCAAGGAGTGTATTAAGTGCCATAAGAAAGAGGATGCCCATCGGGGGTTGTTTGGCGAAAAGTGCCATGATTGCCATATTTCTCGCTCCTGGTCTAGAGCGACCTTTAATCACAATAAAGACACCAAGTTTGAATTGATTGGTGCACATCGTAAGGTTGATTGCGTCGCGTGTCATCGTGCGGACGTTTATGCCGATTTGAAAAAAGATTGCTATGCCTGTCACCGTAAGAATGATGTGCACGAAGGGCAGGAAGGAAAGGATTGTAAGCATTGTCACAATGAAAAGGGTTGGACTAGTGAAGTGTTTTTCGATCATGATCTGACACGTTTCCCACTGCTAGACAGTCATGCGGTAACTGCATGCGAGGAATGTCATTTAACGCCCGCGTTTAAGGATACCGATACCCAATGTTTTTCATGCCACAAAAAGGATGATGAAAAAATACACAAGTTGCGTTTGGGTGAGAACTGTAGTCTGTGTCATAACTCTAATGACTGGAAGAAATGGTTTTTTGATCACGACAAACAAACAGATTATAAATTGACAGGCGGGCACAAAGGGCTGGATTGTCATGCCTGTCATACCAAACCTGTAAAGAAAGAAATCAAGCTGAGTGATAAGTGCGTGGATTGTCATGAGCAGGATGACTACCACCACGGAGCCTTTGGTCGTGAATGCGCCAGATGCCACATAACAGAATCCTTTAAGAAAGTGATTATGAATTGA